AAGTGGGTGGAGAATATCAACGATCAGGGTTCAGGAGAGAAGTGAGTAGGAAAAGGCAAGGCTGGACACAAGAACCAGGCAAAGCCGTAACTTAGGCACACCGTTGGGGAGGCACACCATTGGGAAGGCACACCATTGCAGAGTGGGCTGGGCTTGAATGATTACAACGTAGTAAGGTTGCAAACATGGGAGACAGAGAGTACTGGGCACTCTTCAGCAAAGTTCGGTGCTGTCCTCCAGGCCTCAGCCATTAGCATTGTCTGGGGGTGTGGGTTCAGGGAGCAAAGGGTAAACTAGGCAGATAGTCAGCAGAGAAAAGGGCACCTTGAAAGTCAAGGCATAGAGTTTTTATTGTAAACAGTTGGGTGTTTGAGGAGGTGAAGACGTGATTTTCACTATCTCCAGAAAGTAGTGGGAGACTATTTTGAAGATTGTGGGTATGAGGCAGGGGAGGGTTATTAACAGAAGAAAGGATGCTCATGGGACTGATGTTGCTATAATGGAAGTTTTTGTGAGAGTTGTAAAAATGACGTGTTAAAACCAGTAGGCCTGGATTCCTGAGATGTGGGTTCAGGAACAAGACCGGACTGAAGATGTTTGAAGATGTTGAGTTTGAATGCCCATGCAGCCCATGCAACCCATGCAGCCAATGCATCCATGTAGCTGGACACTTCTAGAGCAGTTGGTTATCGAAATCCCAATCTCAGGAATGGTCTGGCCAGAGGAGTATTTGGGACTCTTCAGGTAGAGAGATAGTAGCTGAAGTTAAGGGCCGGGGAGCAGAACCTGAGTGAGAAGCAGGATGGAGATGTGCAGGATGTCTTCTTCGGTCCACCGTAGTTGACAAGGATGCTGAAACGCTGGAGATCAGTGTGACAGTGTAACAGTCACCCTCAGGAAACATTGGAACTAGCTAAGGGGAGAGGACTGCTTCCTTCTTGGTTTGgcttctgttgttttgagacaacgTTTGAGAATGTAGCCtagtctggcctggaattctcaatcctcctgctttccaagtgctgccTGGGATTATAAAGATATGCCATCCCTCCTGGCACAATCCCCATTTTCCTTCTCTACTACTGAACCTCCTCTCACTGATGTCGCGCTTTACCTCATCCCCTTCCCTGTTGCTTCAAATAGTCCCTCTGCTGTGAACTCACCAAGAAGCCACCCCGCCCCTAGCTTTATATTTCGGCTCTTTGTAGCCCTTTAGACCCGATACCAGTCAATTTTCCTCATGACTGGTCTCAATTAGTCTGTTCCATagacatttgtttgtgtttaaatCCACTTTACACCTGATTTTGGGCTAACTAGTGTTTCAGGCTGGAGAATTAATCTCTTTAGAATAAGCTTTTTGAGGAACAAGATCTTGTTTTGATCTTCTTTTGTGGCCTTTGGAGTCTGGAGTTGGCTACCAACTAACTActtgttgctttgctttgtttgttggttgtttatttttggagatagggtttctctatgtaatcctggttgttctggaagtagctctgtagacaggctggcctcaaattcagagatccaccactctctgcctcccaagtgctgggattaaaggcctgtgccaccaccgactGGCTTACTTATTGTTGTAAGAAACTTCTCATTGACCCAAATGACTGACTTATGTATTTGAAGAGGATTCTTGAGGTCTGGACTTGCAACTGTCCACGGGGAGGGAGGTTGAGTGGATTTGTGCGAGGACATcattttgagatagcatcttagTTGGCTACTAACCACATCTTAGTTGGCTACTAACcacatcataaaaaaaaagtatctgaaGGAAGAGCCCGGGAGTTAGGGATGAATCTTTGCTCCTAGCCTAGGAAAGTCATGTGCCTGTATCAATATTGAGATGTCAATATTCAGTTTCTCCCCAAATTGACTCAAACTTTACAGCTGGCCCTTTGCAGCCTCCTCCTGTGAGCATGAGTTGATGAAAATAAAGGCCATTTGGGTAGGATATCAAGATGCCATAAGATGTGTCTTGGGAATTTGATTTTAATAGACTTATAATGTACAGTGATCAGCATGTAACTGGAATTTAAGAGCTAAAATATTATATCCAGCATCAACAATGAGTTAGGATTAACCACATATCCCAATAAGCCAAGTAAAGACTCAAGTCGTGGTGGAATAGAGATGGGAGATTCATTGGGAAGAGGAGCACACAAATGAGTCTACTGACTCCCAAGCTGGTCTTCGAGGCACTGGCGTGAGATTTAGGTGTGGCTGGAGGAAGAGCTGAGGCGAAGGGGCAAGAGGTCTTCATAATTGAACAATCCTGGTTCAGGTGTAGTCTGATTGATCACAGTCTCAGTCCTGGGTCTTTGAGGTGGTCTGAAGAAGCCCTTGTTTCTTGAAGGGATCAACCTATCTTTAAATGTGAGAAGACAGTCTGTTATGTCATGGATTCCATTGGCATGAAGAGGGCCATGAAAGTTCTCTTGTCGTGGAATCCAAAGTGAGTGCAGGTTTAGGACAGTGACTTATCTCTGTGAAGGAAGATGAAACAGGTTAGGTAGGCAGACACTCTGAGTGATGAATGTGCTTATAGAGACTCAGGCAGGAGACTGTCCCAAAGAAAAGATGGCAGATCTAACATGAAGGCAGCAATGGCAGACTTTCATCTTACAGTCAGTTTTTTTGTAGACCCAAATGAGGGGTCAATGGTGTTTTAGCAAAACAGCATTAAGTGCCCTATATGACTGTTGTTCTTTGGTTACTCTAAGAGGGAGAATTTCATATCAAAGAGGTAGTTACTAaggaaataacagagaaatataGCACCCTGTCTTTCTGACAGGTTTGGAATTTCGTACCCCTGGACTCCCAAAGGAAATGTAAGCTTTTTCCATCCTTAGAAAGAAGACTCAATCCCTGGGATTCTGGAATTATTGGGCCAGATAAGGAATCATGTTCTGGGTTGGAGGTAATGGCAGCTTTATTCCTGGATTACCAAGATCCAGTTTCAGGTTATACAACACTCGGGGTTAAGAAGGACTGGCATGGCTGCATTTTAAACATCTAGTTTCAAAGAGAATAGTGAttctgctgtgtgtgcatgtgtgtgtgagtgtgtgtgtgtgacttcctTTGAAATTAAAGTTAATATTCCTTCAGTCTCATCCCTTTCCACTGTAGTAAAAggggcagtggggctgcgtccccagcaccccggctgcctgctagcttatgcccgaaataacaacacacaaactgtattcatttaaacactgcttggcccatttctatctagcctcttctaggctaattctcacatattaatttagcccatttctaatcatctgtgtgtagcaccccaaggtgcgcttactgggaagattctagcctacgtccatcctgggtcggagcttcatcgctcatgtctgcccaggagacgggagcatggagtctcttcctgaggcgtcttacctcacttcctcttcctcccagcattctgttctgtttactccacccacctatgttctaagctatgagcccaagcagtttctttattacttcaccaatgaaatcaacagattggtatatgacactcccacatcattccacTTCCTACTTCTACAAACCtctttttagtttgctttttttgtgaaAGCAAAGTAAAAGTACTCAGTCTTAGTAGAAATTCAATATAGAGTCAAGAGGGGTGTGAGCAGTAGGAAGACTGGAGGAACTGTAATGGCTCAGCAGCCAACACTGTTTGAAGAGAATCAAGAGAACAGGGTCacactctgtcttctctctcgGAGCAGAAAGGCAGCCATTAGTTCTCAGAACTGAATTACGGTTCATTCCATCCATTAACCAAACCCTAAAGTTTTAGTCTTTAGACATTCTGTTGTCATCAGGTCATAGGATCGCATTGAATAGTCATCCTATCCTAGAGAATGGGAAGATAAGAAGGATAGATTTGAGCAGTAGTGTACCTTTTAATTCTGGATACAGAACTGTATATGATTGGCATGGGTCTCTCACCACAACGGAAATATCCTTGTATTCGCGATATCCAGATGAAGTCTACTGGGAAGTGTCTTTTTGTGCAGCTTGACACCCTCAGTTTCTCCTGACCATAAACTGGAATGGtagtcattatttctttttttaaaagatttaaatttattcgatttattcgtgtgtgtgtgtgtgtgtgtgtgtatgcatgtgtgtaggtggccacagaggccacaagagggtacCACATCCCCTAGAAATGGTGTTACAGATAGTTCTGAGCCACCCGAggctctctgaaagagcagcaagctctttaatgctagccatctctccagtctcctcgTCTCATTTTCTTACCTGCTTTACAAGAGAGATCACAGGAGTTTATGTATGAATGGCAGAGTTCCACAAAGCCGAGCATCTCCTGAAAGGATTTTGTTGACAGCAGCAGGGCATATTGAAAATTCAGCCTACCTCCTAGGCACCCTGTACATGCCCTTTAAGCTGAGCACAGAAGCCCAGGCACTGATCTCTGTTGGCCCAACAGCAGAGACACTGAGTGTCCCCACCCTTTTTTAGGTGACTCAAGGTGTCCTGACTATTACTTTCTGCTATATCTTTTTCTGTGTCCCTTTCTGGTTGATTCTGTAAtccttattctttctctcttggtaCCTTCATTCCTACACTGAACTTTAGTTCAGAGTCCATACCTGGTGAGACACCTCTGTTTAGTGCTGGCTGAGTGGAATGTGTCAGTACAGGGTGATGGGTGCTATGACAGAGGAACAAGGTACCCACAAACCATTCTTGTGTTTCAGAGAAGTTGTGGCAATAAGTACAGCAAATTAGGTTTTGGATTTAGAAGGAAACAGTTTGTTAAAATACCTCGCAGACTATGTCTCATAGATTTTACTTCAGCATTTGAGACAGCTTCTCATTAACTCTTTCGCAGACAGAGAGTGCACATGACTTATGAGCAACAGTGCTCAGGACTGGAGCTTCaggtctctgctgctgctgtcgtACAAGGCCTTCACTCAGAGGTTGGGTTTGACTAAACAAAAGTTCTTTGGGTTGCAGGACATGATGAGATCCCATACTTGGGAGGCTAAAGTGGGAGTTCCATATGTTCaagggctagcctgggttacagaacATAACcccatcacaaaaataaaagtaggaggggctgaagagagagCTCGTTGGTCAGAGCACTCCGTGCTCTCAGAGCAGACTCAGGTTCGGTTCCTAGTTCCCACAGGCTggttcacacccatctgtaactccagttccaggggagccacacactcttctgagctccactggcaccaggcacacgtgtggtgcccttaaacacatgcaggcaacacattCCATAACATACACAGAAAGCATACCCatctataaaatcaaatttaaaggTAAATGGTTTGCTCTCTGCCTGAAGTCgtatgttttgtttcatgtttcaGGAATTCATCAGGCCCTGACTGAAGTACTTGAAGTAACCTGTCTCccaatccacccacccaccctgtcTGCAGAGACCCTGGGGGTCATCACGCGCCTCAGCTGGAGCATGGACAACACTTTTCTCCCATAATCCCATGACGTAGCTTTCGACCCAGCAACACTACAGACGTTAAACTCTACAAAGGCAAGTAGGCTACCTTTTTTGGTCATTGCATCCCTACTACCTAGTGCTCAGTACCTAGCCTAGCGCAGAACTACCTACCATTTTCTGATCACCATCCTAAACCATGCAACTTAGACATGACAGCAATGTATGCAACAGGCAAAATTGTTACCCTTGTTTTATGAAGAAGAGACTGAGACCTGTAACGTTCTAACTGGCTGTTCAGGAAGCAGCAAAAACCAGGGTTGACTCTAGGTTTCCCTAAACTTCCTTCActttgattttcttgtttgtttttgtttgtgtgtgtgtgtgtgttttgacatagggtttctttttgtaaccttgactgtgctggaacttgctctgaagaccaggctggcctcaaactcacagagatccacctgtctctgcctcctgagtgctgggattaaaggtgtgagccaccaccaccactcagccttCTTtcacgtttttttttctttttattcctgacaattttttttacctgattagatatttttctttcagcatCAAGAACTATAAAGTTAagttggtctggagagatggctcagaggttatgagccgtggctgctcttccagaggaccctgattcaattctcagcacccacatggcaactcacaactgtctgtaactccagtttcagaggatctgacatcttcacacagacatgcatgcaggccaaACGCCAATAtacattaacaataaaaataaaaaggaatcataagaaagaaagaaaaaggaaaaggaaacatgaaGTTAGTTAAGCAATAATGgtgcaagccaggcagtggtggcacacatctttaatcctggcacttgggtggcagaggcatgcagatctctgtgagttcgaggctagcctggtctacagagtgagctaccggacagccaaggctacacagagaaaccctgtcttgaaaaactaaagggggggaaaaacaagaaaaaaaaagtgaggttgAGAGACTTTATTTCCTGAGAAGTACCTGTTATATTCCCTTTAATTGAAGACCTTTGAAGGAAGAAAGCCATTTAGATAAAACAAggatttaactttcttttttttaaaaaaaaaaaagcatagaaaataaaagacacagaaagtacCTGCATATTAAAACACAATTTACTCAGTGCAAATTCATCCATTTTTGAAGTAACTCTTGTGTACACCTGTCCTAACTATCACCTAGAAACCCGACGAATACAGCAAACATTTCAGAGGTCTGAAAGTCACCACACACAGATGTAGCTTCCTGGGAAAGGCAGATCCCGAGCCACTTGCTTTCCTGAGCACCTTCTGACATGTCACCCatgtgcatgcagacagacagacagggacacacacacaaataagaagcCAAAtcagtgcttttgttttgtttttaaatgaagaaagaaaacaatcagcCATCAGCAGAATATATACCTCTAAAAATAGACAGAAAAAGCTAAGCTGTGTTTCCACCATCGGCCAGCAGAGGGATCTGTGAGCCTGAGCTTCTGGGACTGACCTACTTTGGTGGCAGCACTGAAGTAATGGCCTAGAATCAGATAAGGCTTTTGCAAATGGGTTACCCAAAATACCCAGTATGCCTATCTTTCAAACACTGGTGGCTTCGCACTGCTTAGATATCCCACGgtgttctgttgtttgtttgtttgtttgtttgtttgtttgtttgttttttactccacctttggctctttggggaggacccaccacccagctcccaaataaatcacacacggagtcttaatattacttataaatgcccggccttagcttggcctctttttagccagcttttcttaaattatctcatctatcttttgcctctgggcttttacctttctctatttctttgcttctttctctgggctgactgtgtagctgggtgactgaccCCTTGagttctcctctttctcttccagatttctccttctatttattctttctgcctgctagtcccgcctatcctttctcctgcctcactattggccgttcagctctttattaggaccatcaggtgtcttagacaggcaaagaatcacagcttcacagagttaaacaaatgcagcataacaaaagcaacacatctttgcaccattaaacaaatgctccacatcataaacaaacgtaacacaccttaaaataatttccCACAACAGTGTACACTGCTCTTTCCAAGTCTCATCTACAAATAATCTGCCTTTGAGTTTCAGCTAATTGCTTAAAGTTCCCAGTCAATAGTTTAAGATTAGCTGGGTGCTAAAGAAATATGACaccttactattttttttatcgATAAGCATTGTTATCTAGcacagggtggtcttgaactcactgaggagGGCAGACTAGCCTCCCCCCTCAGCCTTCAGAGtactgggtttacaggcatgtgccaccatgcccagctaaagtgtatttttctctttcaacctACTTAATAATCCAGGGGCATCTGATGGTTGCATTTAGCGATATCTAGGGAATATAGTGATCTTTCAGAGTATCTTTACCTTCTAGGCATCATTCTCTCTCATTTATCGTTAGTTCATGCTAGGTTCTCAAGGTCCTTATACAAGAGATGCCTCTTCCTCACACTGGTGAATAGTAACCAAGGCGTCAGAATGTTGTCAGGGTGAGGCAGGATGCTGCAACTCTTCGGTACAGATGAAAGCGAGGCCCAGAGAATCCATCTGGACCTCCTAGCTTTCCAGGTTGTCTGTGCAAACCGTGCCTTTTTATGGCCACCTTGGCTGCGTTTGTCTCTCAGTTTTCCTCTCTATCCGTTCAGCTTGTCCTACCGAGTCCTGTGGAAACCCGGGCCACCGCTGCCATGACGACTGCCATCCTGGAACGCCTGAGCACCCTGTCTGTGAGCGGGCAGCAGCTGCGCCGTCTGCCCAAGATTCTGGAAGAAGGGCTTCCCAAGATGCCGTGCACTGTCCCAGAAACCGACGTGCCCCAACTCTTCAGGGAGCCTTACATCCACGCGGGCTACCGCCCTACGGGGCACGAGTGGCGTTACTACTTCTTCAGCCTCTTTCAGAAGCACAACGAGGTGGTCAATGTCTGGACCCACTTGCTGGCGGCCCTAGCGGTCCTGTTGCGATTCTGGGCCTTTGCGGAGGCTGGGGCATTGCAGTGGGCCTCTCCCCACACCCTACCCCTGCTCCTCTTTATCCTGTCCTCCATCACTTACCTCACCTGCAGCCTCTTGGCCCACCTGCTGCAGTCCAAGTCAGAGCTGTCTCACTACACCTTTTACTTTGTGGACTACGTCGGGGTCAGCGTCTATCAGTATGGCAGTGCATTGGCTCACTTTTTCTACAGCTCGGACCAGGCGTGGTACGAGCGGTTCTGGCTTTTCTTCCTGCCGGCAGCTGCTTTCTGTGGCTGGCTCTCCTGTGCTGGCTGTTGCTACGCCAAGTATCGCTACCGACGGCCTTATCCAGTGATGCGGAAGATCTGTCAAGTGGTACCAGCCGGGCTGGCCTTCATTCTGGACATCAGCCCTGTGGCTCACCGGGTGGCCCTCTGTCACCTGGCTGGTTGCCAGGAACAGGCAGCCTGGTATCACACCCTCCAGATCGTCTTCTTCCTGGTTAGCGCTTACTTCTTCTCCTGCCCGGTACCCGAGAAGTACTTCCCAGGTTCCTGTGACATTGTGGGCCACGGACATCAAATCTTCCACGCCTTCCTTTCCATCTGCACGCTCTCCCAGCTGGAGGCCATTCTTCTAGACTACCAGGGAAGGCATGAGATCTTCCTCCAGCGCCACGGTCCCCTGTCCGTCTACACGGCctgcctctcctttttcttcttagctGCCTGCAGTGCGGCCACCGCCTCCCTTCTGAGGCACAaagtcaaggccagactggttaAGAAAGATTCCTGAGGTCTGCAAGCGCAGAAAGATGTAGGGATGTCCTACTGTGATTTGGAGAAAAACTTGacacaaataatagaaatggatttttCGTTTTTAAggcttgatttttaaattaatatgtattacAGGCTGGGGATGAAACTCGGTTGGTAGAGAATGCTTACATAGCATGTAGGAAGCCCagggtttgatccctagtaccCCACAAACCGGGAacagcactcaaggaggcagaggcaggaggattggaagttctaggtcatccttgGATGTATAGcgagtccaaggctagcctttGATACATGatacctatctcaaaaaaaaaaaaaaaatcactgcataTTTTCAAGGGCATGGTATACAAAATTTCAAATTCAAGGCATTtgagagttttaaaaagaaatatccatCTTCTGTCTGGGTTATAGCCTTGCATGGGGAGGGATCCTGTCTGAGATTCATGAGATGCCAAACTAAAGAAAAGCATCCTCACCCACAAACACTTAGCAGAATTCTGGGTGTGGCTCCCAAAGCTGAGTCCCGAACTGGACAGATAATCTAATTGATCTGCCACGTAAACTGTGGGTGTTCCTCACCCTAACAGAACAGACACCCTATGCTGCTGGCCTTGGTAAATTGACCAATGGACTTTGTCTGATTAGGAGTTCAGATCGTCTAGGGTGGAAAAGTCATAATTTTCAAGAAGACTCACTGAAACCCTTAGACAGAATGGACTATCCAATTTCCCTGATTTCTGATCTCGTACAGCACTGGTCCCTGTGTCAGGATAACCAACTAGCTGGCTGATTGTTCCCACCCCTAGTCTGCATGGTGACATAAAGAATTCCAAAGCTATTACACTTCCGGGAAATGCTGGAGCCATGTGAACGTTCAGGAAGCTGATTTTCATGTAATACGTAAACGTCAGAAAAACGCAACAGTGCCAAGAGCTACCGGGAGACCCAGCCAGCAAACATGGATacctttgtctgtctgttgtctgtgGGGACCTTTTCGTTTCTATGTGTGGACTGCAGTATTAGCTGCAAGCTATTTAGGGTTGTCTTGCAGGTCAGGAACTTACTTATCTGAAGCTTCGAACAGACTCTTTTAAAAGCTTAGTTCTAAACTTGCTCAAGGGGTCTGATTATTTCAAGAGGAAGCTGAACCCTCTTGGTTCAGATTTCTGTTAGATGCTGTCCTATGAAGGACCAACACAGCCACCCCAATCTGGGGTCCTCGGACAGGGAGTTCTGCCTCAGATTTGAGGAGAAACCTTAAAACAGGTCCTACGACAGGTAATATGTGCTCACTGTGGTTGGCCCCTGAAGGTCCTTTGTGTAAGAATGAGGCACCTGATGGCCCAAGGAACTGTGGGTCACATGGCTGGGAGCAGCCACTGTGAGATGGGAGGTGCTTACGGCGCATGTGCTCTGGCCACACTGGTCTCTCTGAGGACTGACTTCCGTGTTAACCCAGTGAAGGAGGCCGTGGTCCAGGAAGAGCCGCGATGCCCTCCGCTCTCAGGCTGCGCTTCCTATCAGTATAAGGTCCCTCTGTACTAAAAAGAGAAGTGATCTGTTTCAATTCCAGTTTGATGAACTTTCTCCTCCATGAAGTTACTTGCTTGTCTTTAAACCTTCggttctgtttgtctgtgtgttgttcATCTTTCTGTGAGAGGTTTGTGAGTTTTGTGCCTTATACATGGGGATGTctagacattttatttaatatatgctCCATGGAATTTCatgttttggtttattgagacaagaaaaaaaaaaagaagaagaaccccAGAAAGCTACAGTGATTTGTCAAACAATTATTATCTATATGggagaggggcagggccagctggAACTTCCCTACTGCCTTTAAAGCCGGAAAGCTCCTGTCTGCTGCATTGTTTTACTAGATGGGTTTCTTCATGGTCAAGAATCTGAACTTCCACGCTAGTCGAGTGTCTATACAAGCTTGTCTAGGCCCAAGTTCATGGCAAGGAAGGTTAGCAAAATTGAGTCGGTTTGAACTGAACAAAGATAGCTGGAGatcagcgggggagggggggtggaggTCGTGGAAATGCTACACCTAGAGGGTCTGTCTAAAACGGGAACCGGAAACTGTTGGGAGTCCTCGTTGTTATGGATTCAAAGACTTGGTATTCTTTGGTGGAAACgtgagagagggaagggatggggaggttGGGGAGGTGCTCTTGACTGTAACCCTGGAGGGGTTTGTGAACGGAGATTTttgccctttccttctttttttttttttttgagctaagatctcactctatagctctggctggcctagaagtcaCGCAGACCAGACTGAACGCCTTGAACTCTGGAAATAAACCTGTCTCTCAAGTGGCAAggtcaaaggtgtgcgccaccactcctaGCCTTGTGAACAGAGATCCTAGTGCTCTTCCGTGCACCTGCAGGCCCGTGCCAAGCTGAACTCTGTCACTGGTGGGTTCATGATGACACCATACGTGTAAACAATGAGACAGTGACACTCAATTTTTTAGTTTAATTACACAAATATTTCCATCTAGTGGTTTGGAagttggtaagaaaaaaaaagcaatttctgCGGAATTGGGACTTGAACCCAAGACCTCCGACTTGCTAACCAAGAGGTCTTCCATTGACCTACATCCCCAGGCCAGGGAACGGTGTATGGATAATAGATATTTGGGAGGCATTGAGATGGGGGGCTGTGATCTTCCCCCAAAACATCAGTATCTAGTTAGAATAGTATAAATATGGGTGGGTTTTAGGTCTTCATGCTCCCTTTCCAACAGCCGTTAAAATAAGTCTTTCAGTATGGAAAAGACCTGGTTAGTTTCAATGTAACAACTAAGAATTCTACAAAGGAGTATGGCTGCCTA
The sequence above is drawn from the Microtus ochrogaster isolate Prairie Vole_2 unplaced genomic scaffold, MicOch1.0 UNK52, whole genome shotgun sequence genome and encodes:
- the Paqr8 gene encoding membrane progestin receptor beta, with amino-acid sequence MTTAILERLSTLSVSGQQLRRLPKILEEGLPKMPCTVPETDVPQLFREPYIHAGYRPTGHEWRYYFFSLFQKHNEVVNVWTHLLAALAVLLRFWAFAEAGALQWASPHTLPLLLFILSSITYLTCSLLAHLLQSKSELSHYTFYFVDYVGVSVYQYGSALAHFFYSSDQAWYERFWLFFLPAAAFCGWLSCAGCCYAKYRYRRPYPVMRKICQVVPAGLAFILDISPVAHRVALCHLAGCQEQAAWYHTLQIVFFLVSAYFFSCPVPEKYFPGSCDIVGHGHQIFHAFLSICTLSQLEAILLDYQGRHEIFLQRHGPLSVYTACLSFFFLAACSAATASLLRHKVKARLVKKDS